From Micromonospora echinospora, one genomic window encodes:
- a CDS encoding PP2C family protein-serine/threonine phosphatase → MTPPTRPQPRQPLSDDTAPDRPPLPTAVSDPARLAAVRRTGLLDTAPEEPFDRLTRLAASLLGTPFVFVTVVDATRSFWKSSTGFDDIDPEKRQTPVEQSFCRYVIDADAELVVTDARADPRTHDNPSIELTGVAAWAGFPVHSVDGHVLGTFSAMATAPREWTPRDIEVLRTLSHAAAGEIALRDALHEARAATQRAEHAATQASTLALTLQESLLPARLPQIPGVRVAARYRRGVGGDEVLGDFYDVFPSTRSAWAAVVGDVSGKGPRAAKTTALARYTLRAAAARSSIPSHNLATLNTALREWYTDDSQYLTAVYATLRVNDTGVNVQVSCGGHDPALVRRADGTIETLGRYGLVLGWLPEPPLRDQRVQLHPGDSLLLYTDGVTEARRPTDRALFGIDRLRQVLADTTDADAEQLAAAVETAVLDFTGHQPGDDTAILALHVPALPD, encoded by the coding sequence GTGACCCCACCGACGAGGCCGCAACCCCGGCAACCCCTCAGCGACGACACGGCCCCGGACCGCCCGCCCCTGCCGACGGCCGTCTCCGACCCCGCCCGGCTGGCCGCCGTACGGCGCACGGGCCTGCTGGACACCGCCCCGGAGGAACCCTTCGACCGGCTGACCCGACTGGCGGCGTCCCTGCTCGGCACGCCGTTCGTATTCGTGACCGTCGTCGACGCCACCCGCTCCTTCTGGAAGAGCTCCACCGGCTTCGACGACATCGACCCCGAAAAGCGGCAGACCCCCGTCGAGCAGTCGTTCTGCCGGTACGTCATCGATGCCGACGCCGAACTGGTCGTCACCGACGCCCGCGCCGACCCCCGCACCCACGACAACCCGTCCATCGAACTGACGGGCGTCGCGGCCTGGGCCGGCTTCCCGGTGCACTCCGTCGACGGCCACGTGCTCGGCACCTTCTCCGCCATGGCCACCGCGCCCCGGGAGTGGACCCCCCGCGACATCGAGGTGCTGCGCACCCTGTCCCACGCGGCCGCCGGTGAGATCGCGCTCCGCGACGCCCTGCACGAGGCACGGGCCGCCACCCAACGCGCCGAACACGCCGCCACGCAGGCCTCCACGCTCGCCCTCACCCTCCAGGAGAGCCTCCTGCCCGCCCGCCTCCCCCAGATCCCCGGCGTGCGGGTCGCCGCCCGGTACCGTCGCGGCGTCGGCGGCGACGAGGTCCTCGGCGACTTCTACGACGTCTTCCCCTCCACCCGCAGCGCCTGGGCCGCGGTCGTCGGCGACGTCTCCGGCAAGGGCCCCCGGGCCGCGAAGACGACCGCGCTGGCCCGCTACACGCTGCGCGCCGCCGCCGCACGCAGCTCCATCCCCAGCCACAACCTCGCCACCCTGAACACCGCGCTGCGGGAGTGGTACACCGACGACAGCCAGTACCTGACCGCCGTCTACGCCACCCTGCGCGTCAACGACACCGGCGTCAACGTCCAGGTCAGCTGCGGCGGTCACGACCCGGCTCTCGTCCGCCGCGCCGACGGCACCATCGAGACCCTCGGCCGGTACGGACTCGTCCTCGGCTGGCTGCCCGAGCCGCCGCTGCGCGACCAACGCGTCCAACTGCACCCGGGCGACAGCCTGCTGCTCTACACCGACGGTGTCACCGAGGCCCGCCGCCCCACCGACCGCGCGCTGTTCGGCATCGACCGGCTCCGTCAGGTCCTCGCCGACACGACCGACGCCGACGCCGAGCAGCTCGCCGCGGCGGTCGAGACGGCGGTGCTCGACTTCACCGGGCACCAGCCCGGCGACGACACGGCGATCCTGGCCCTGCACGTCCCGGCCCTGCCGGACTGA